From Daucus carota subsp. sativus chromosome 6, DH1 v3.0, whole genome shotgun sequence, the proteins below share one genomic window:
- the LOC108224447 gene encoding dof zinc finger protein DOF4.6 isoform X2: MEGNSNSGAAVVDHQRNNDSTNISNKAISASARPQKPQAINCPRCNSTHTKFCYYNNYSLSQPRYFCKTCRRYWTEGGSLRSVPVGGGSRKNKRSSSSSSSLVSKKLPAGHETISSHQNPNIKIYHEGSSQDLNLAYPPITNPSYTLGMPHEFAEYPNSTLASQNNFSQFLKSGISGGRGFSSFMSMIPVSDSNGTGLLYSASTSGSSPGLPFQEFSKTSPGLNFSLNQHQGFEDSGNRGGYGSTLQGVHQENSSNTSHPKLFNFPFEDLKQTDVVPTTSTAHDELNRHDEGGDDHLQSSGLIWSNGGLGGSGASW, from the coding sequence ATGGAAGGTAACAGTAATTCCGGAGCAGCTGTAGTGGATCATCAAAGGAATAATGATAGTACTAATATAAGTAACAAGGCAATTTCAGCTTCTGCAAGGCCACAAAAGCCCCAAGCTATAAACTGCCCAAGGTGCAATTCAACTCACACGAAGTTTTGCTACTACAACAATTACAGCCTTTCTCAGCCAAGATACTTCTGCAAGACTTGTAGAAGGTATTGGACTGAAGGGGGATCTCTTAGGAGTGTTCCGGTTGGCGGCGGTTCGCGAAAAAACAAgagatcttcatcttcttcttcttctttggtgTCCAAGAAGCTTCCTGCAGGACACGAGACCATTAGTTCTCATCAAAACCCTAATATTAAGATCTACCATGAGGGGAGTAGTCAAGATCTTAACCTAGCTTATCCGCCGATTACAAACCCTAGCTATACCCTTGGCATGCCTCATGAATTCGCGGAGTATCCCAACTCTACTCttgcatctcaaaataatttctcCCAGTTTTTGAAATCCGGAATCAGCGGTGGAAGAGGATTCAGCTCTTTCATGTCCATGATTCCGGTTTCGGATTCGAATGGTACTGGACTACTCTACTCAGCATCAACATCTGGATCATCACCAGGCCTTCCTTTTCAAGAATTTAGTAAAACAAGCCCAGGGCTTAATTTCTCACTAAATCAACACCAAGGGTTTGAGGATTCAGGGAATCGAGGAGGATATGGAAGCACTTTGCAAGGAGTTCACCAGGAGAACAGTTCTAATACCAGTCATCCGAAGCTGTTCAACTTCCCTTTTGAAGATCTGAAACAGACAGATGTTGTTCCAACCACAAGTACAGCTCACGATGAACTGAATCGCCACGATGAAGGCGGTGATGATCATCTTCAATCTTCTGGACTAATCTGGAGTAATGGAGGATTAGGTGGTAGTGGTGCTTCATGGTAG
- the LOC108224447 gene encoding dof zinc finger protein 2 isoform X1 — protein MDTAQWPQGTGLVQLPMEGNSNSGAAVVDHQRNNDSTNISNKAISASARPQKPQAINCPRCNSTHTKFCYYNNYSLSQPRYFCKTCRRYWTEGGSLRSVPVGGGSRKNKRSSSSSSSLVSKKLPAGHETISSHQNPNIKIYHEGSSQDLNLAYPPITNPSYTLGMPHEFAEYPNSTLASQNNFSQFLKSGISGGRGFSSFMSMIPVSDSNGTGLLYSASTSGSSPGLPFQEFSKTSPGLNFSLNQHQGFEDSGNRGGYGSTLQGVHQENSSNTSHPKLFNFPFEDLKQTDVVPTTSTAHDELNRHDEGGDDHLQSSGLIWSNGGLGGSGASW, from the exons ATGGATACTGCTCAGTGGCCACAG GGAACTGGACTAGTGCAACTCCCCATGGAAGGTAACAGTAATTCCGGAGCAGCTGTAGTGGATCATCAAAGGAATAATGATAGTACTAATATAAGTAACAAGGCAATTTCAGCTTCTGCAAGGCCACAAAAGCCCCAAGCTATAAACTGCCCAAGGTGCAATTCAACTCACACGAAGTTTTGCTACTACAACAATTACAGCCTTTCTCAGCCAAGATACTTCTGCAAGACTTGTAGAAGGTATTGGACTGAAGGGGGATCTCTTAGGAGTGTTCCGGTTGGCGGCGGTTCGCGAAAAAACAAgagatcttcatcttcttcttcttctttggtgTCCAAGAAGCTTCCTGCAGGACACGAGACCATTAGTTCTCATCAAAACCCTAATATTAAGATCTACCATGAGGGGAGTAGTCAAGATCTTAACCTAGCTTATCCGCCGATTACAAACCCTAGCTATACCCTTGGCATGCCTCATGAATTCGCGGAGTATCCCAACTCTACTCttgcatctcaaaataatttctcCCAGTTTTTGAAATCCGGAATCAGCGGTGGAAGAGGATTCAGCTCTTTCATGTCCATGATTCCGGTTTCGGATTCGAATGGTACTGGACTACTCTACTCAGCATCAACATCTGGATCATCACCAGGCCTTCCTTTTCAAGAATTTAGTAAAACAAGCCCAGGGCTTAATTTCTCACTAAATCAACACCAAGGGTTTGAGGATTCAGGGAATCGAGGAGGATATGGAAGCACTTTGCAAGGAGTTCACCAGGAGAACAGTTCTAATACCAGTCATCCGAAGCTGTTCAACTTCCCTTTTGAAGATCTGAAACAGACAGATGTTGTTCCAACCACAAGTACAGCTCACGATGAACTGAATCGCCACGATGAAGGCGGTGATGATCATCTTCAATCTTCTGGACTAATCTGGAGTAATGGAGGATTAGGTGGTAGTGGTGCTTCATGGTAG